Proteins encoded in a region of the Streptococcus sanguinis genome:
- a CDS encoding LemA family protein has translation MTFIIILIIVAVLAFFVVGAYNTLVKSRMQTQEAWSQIDVQLKRRNDLIPNLLETVKGYGKYEQATLEKVTQLRNQVASAASPAEAMQASDALSRQISGIFAVAESYPDLKANTNYLKLQEELTNTENKIAYSRQLYNSVTSNYNVKLETFPSNIVAGLFGFKAADFLKTPEEEKAVPKVDFGSTGLGD, from the coding sequence ATGACTTTTATTATTATTCTTATTATTGTCGCGGTTTTAGCATTCTTCGTTGTTGGTGCTTACAATACCTTGGTTAAAAGCCGCATGCAGACTCAGGAAGCTTGGAGTCAGATCGATGTGCAGCTCAAACGCCGTAATGACTTGATTCCTAACCTCTTGGAAACGGTCAAAGGCTATGGCAAGTACGAGCAGGCAACCTTGGAAAAGGTAACCCAACTGCGCAACCAGGTAGCTTCAGCTGCTTCACCAGCCGAAGCCATGCAAGCCAGCGACGCCCTTTCTCGTCAGATTTCTGGAATCTTTGCAGTAGCTGAAAGCTATCCAGATCTGAAAGCTAACACCAACTATTTGAAGTTGCAGGAAGAACTGACCAATACTGAAAATAAAATCGCTTATTCTCGTCAGCTTTATAATTCAGTAACTAGCAACTACAATGTCAAGTTAGAAACTTTCCCAAGCAATATTGTTGCAGGTTTGTTTGGCTTTAAAGCTGCGGACTTCCTCAAGACACCAGAAGAAGAAAAGGCT